The genomic stretch ATTATCCTCCTTTCATGCCACATAGGCAAGAActaggaaagaaataatgagaCAATTGAAAACAGGTTTCtagttttgccttttcttctacTTACATTGGttcatcctcttttctttttttctccctttttctctttttttctctcctctctggaTTTCTGAAAGGTACAACCAAAGCTGTGATTTCATattgaaatataaagaaaacagactcTATTTTTCACGGCATCCAACAACTATCACTTTTCTGCAAGAAACCAAAAATCACTTCAAAATACCAGCAGTTGGAATCTggcaatttttacttttacaagCCACTTTTGTGACTGCGTGACAATATTCTGCTACTTCGTAACATTTTACTTTGAGGCTGTAGAGGGGCTACCCTAAAGTGTTCCTAGGTGGCTGCAGATGAGGGTGCTGGCGAGACAGCTGGTAGAAGTGGGTTTCCATCTGATAAAGCGGTTTGTAATCAACTGGCAAGCCCCTGGTCAAGCTGAGAAGCACCTCAACTCAGCAGACTAATGAAGAAGTTCCCAGTGAAAACCCATTGCCTTCTGCTTGGCCAGTCGCTAACACTGGAGCAATGAATTCCTGTATCACTAGGAGATGATTTATTAGTCACACAAGttctgttatatttttattgtcctCACAGATAAATCAGACCAGCAAGACATCCGTAACcatacagataaaatatttatcaaaacaaTTAACATTACaaatatccttttaaaataatttatttcactgatttctttttaaatggtacTGTCTTACAACATACATTATTCAACAAAGATGTGCTGAACAGACTCTAAAATAAGAAACACTTAAATTAAGCAATTGTCTCCGATTAGAATTTCAATTTCACCCACATTCTAACTTGTAAATGTTTGCTGGAATACGCTTCTGTTGTAGGCTTGATTTTTGTGCTTACAAAAACAGCATCAAGTTTCCAGAtgttgaaaaggaaaagttattgTACGATAAGTATGCATTCAGTTCAACATACAAGGCAACCAAATGATTCTGTCGTTAACGTTAGCATCATGTATATTTTAGTTCACTGCACTAACATTTAAACTAAAACTTCAAACCACGTAATCTTTTAAGTGACTAACATTTAAAAGGCAAGCAGTAATATCCTGAAAGCTTACAAAGGACATCAGCACACAGCTAAGATGGGGTATCAGTCGACAAAGGCTGCGGATGCGTGtatggctgcttttttttgtacGAAGCCCACCTGCAGACGGGACAGCAGTGTCGCCCGCCGGCCAGCCACATCACGATGCAATTCTGGTGGAACACGTGGCCGCACGGCAAGCCCATGAGCAGACAACCATTTGAAAAATTTTCTAGACACACAACACATTCCGTACAGTGCAACATCTCGGAGGGCCAAGCTGACCAATCTGGTTCCATGTCGCCTGTGGTGCTGTATGAGCCGTAGGATCTCGCTTTCCGTTCATATGGCTCGTGATGACAATATTTGTTGGCACACGAACAGGTCTCGGTGCCGCACCGAGGCTCTCCTTCACTGCGCCTATGAAATGCGTTTAGCTCATCGTCCTCCGAGACTTCTTTTTCGCTACTGAAGACCTCTTTGTTCTCGCTGTCAGAGTCACTTTCGCTGTCTTGAAAGGTTTCCAGCATTTCCTCGTCAGAATGGATGCCAAGGCATTTAAACCTCCACATTGGTAAGTTTTTAATGTAATCAGTTGGTATCAGAGGGTGAAGCCAGAGATCGGGGAAGGCCAACCGCTCTAAGAACAAATCTGGGTCTTCATCCCAATCCGAGTCAAAAGGAAAGTGTTGAAAAGAAGCAATAGGATGAAACAAGTAGCTGGTATACCAGTCCCACAGGCTTGACAGCCACTCCAGATTATTAGCATTTACTTCATCAGTGTTGTTATTGcgtcttcttttcttctcaaagtAATCAATTAGTAAACCATGACCAAGGTATGTGCTGAGGAAGAGAGCTGGATGCGAGGAGTAGAACATCCAGTCGGCTCTTACCCAAGAAGCCAAAGTAGTTGTGTTAGAGTACCTGAAGAGTTTTAAACTGTACTCATAAAAGCTGTCTAAGTAGGGTAGTTGCAAAAAACCTAACACGGGTAGCCAGGAAATAATTAATAGTGAATTATACGTCCCTAAAGTGCTTATAAGAACCACAAAACGCTTTATAGTAGCGCCTTGTGTAATAAACAGGTCCATCCAAGCCATCAGATTAACCAAAACTAAgcttaaaacaaataaatcattaaCTTCTGGTTGCAATGAGCGCAAAAAGGAATCCATGGCACGTAGTGATATAAATTCACCAGTGTTATTTCCATACCTGTAAATCCCCTCAGGAGTCCTAAGTATGTACGATGGTGTCTTGTAGATACCAATTTCTGTCATGTAACTTTTATTGTCCCAGTTTTCCACGTTCACAAAAATAAACTCTACTCTTCCAGTAAACTTTACGCTTAGTGCGGAGAAGAATGCTGGAGGCTGGTCAAGGTTGGCAAACAGGTATATTTTCACACGGTACTGGTCACTTTTGTTCCATTCTTCTTTTAAGTGTTCGGAGTTGTAGATGGTTTTGATCCGAGAAGCAGCGTGGGCTGTGATCCATTTGAAAATGTGCTCCACTTCAATTTTGCGCCCGCTGTATTCCTTGAGCATTACTTTTCCCTTGGAGGTACTGGTTTGTGGAACTGACATAATGAGGGTGGATTTCAGCCAACCCCTCCTCCTGCAGTATCTACAAAGAAAATGACAAGTTAGATTACAGAGTTTCATACTCCTGGAGCTGCAGTCCTTAAATTTCTGTTATGAGCCCAAAAAAGAGACACGCTGAGCATCTGGGAATCTTTATATATAACAGTAGGAAATACGGGCACCCAGTATTCTCTCGCAAAGTGTGTTTATTCTTACAATACGTTTGTTATCTGTCTTACAGAAATGTGGCAGAGATACGTACTCATAAAACAGGAAGAGGAATAGTGTTAATTTTCATGGGTCTTTATAGTAAACAAGGCCATATAGTCATACATGCTTTGTCACTGGACTTGAAAAATACACAAGCTGACTTTTCACTATAAACCTTTAGTTTTAGAAGCTATTTTTCCTTGGCGTTCCAGCCAAGAAGCTGCTACAGTGGAACCTACATCCTCTCTGGTTTTGGTCTATCAACTTATATTTAGACAATTACAACTTCCCAACTCAGGAATCCGAATGTAACATTTTTAGAAGGAGCCGTGAGATACCACCCTACTAATAAAGGTATCCTGATTACTGAAGCATGCAGCGTTCTGCTGAATTTCAGCTGCAACCTGATGGAAATTATTCACGAGGGTTTACtcaacaaaacatttcttgtattaggaaaaaatgaattaaaacatcGTATTTGATCATAACATTAAGACTAGTTAGGAGCTATGCAAAGAGAAACATTGCCAATTTTTTAAGATGTTCTCATACCAGTGTTTTGATTATACAAGACTATTTAGCATAAGCAGTGCAGTCTAAGAAGTTTCTCTTATGATTAACTTTGAGATTTCTGTAAACATTTAGGACTTAAGCTATGTAAGACATGTGCATACCCATACATACCACTGGAATTCTCGACAAAGTTTTCCCATCATGTGAAGCAAATCCTTCCaacaagatgttaaaaaaaaattctttttacaaCAGCTTGGAATTATTAATAGCTTCTTtggctctgcttttcttccttgttcaAAATCATATGCAAACAAGAGTGAATCTTGCATAGCACGCTGTATGTTGTCAAAGGGTGTGTACAAGTTTATATGTAAACATGCACACATTTCTCAGGGAACAGGATTTGTCAATAATTTGTCAGAAGCAGGCACTGTTTGCAAGGTTCATGCTAACCTGCATTTCTCCTTTCCAGATGGCAATGCAACAACTCTACAACTGATACAGTTCTCTTACATGGGCTATATATATTCAGCTTTGTCCTAACCAAGTGCAGTTCTTGTCCCCACATGCCTGGACTATAAGGCCAGATTCTGCTATTCATTCCCTTCCATTGCTGTATTACACTCCACAGAGTCTAATCAGGTATTTCCCACATGATGCTTTAGGAAGCTGCAGATCTGTGTTTATGATGCTGATAAGTAATATAATAGAGAATTCTGAACAGACTTTAGTAGAGataaaaacatgaataaaaccACCTTCTGTCACAGCTACTTTTACAACACAGCAAGCTCTGCTGCCGGAACGCAGCTGAGCCTTAAGATATTCTTGGGATTTAGATAATCCTTTAAGAATATACCTGGGGTCACTGGAACAGTTAAAAGTGCCAGTACGTATGCCAAACCTTGACACTTTCTTCACCATTTTCTCCCAGTGGACTTTACCCACCAGTGGGCTTCTGTCATTTGCTACGACCTATTGCCAAAAGGAAATAACAATTTAGTATCACAGTAAGTTCgctttccaaaataaagagCAAGTTTCATGAAAACAGAGATATAGTCACCCTCAATactgttttccccttctcttaGAAGATACAATAATTATATACAACTGGTAGTCACACTAAGTGTCTTTGGAGAGTGAAGGTCTAAGACAAATagtttctgcagaaagacaaaagtGCATCATCATTTTAAGTACCTGTTGAGATACTAAAATCAGTGGTAGTTAACAAAAACCTTgggaaaatgacaaaattatcATTAACCAGTTCATAGTGGGGGAGACAGGAAGAGCATGCAGCAAGTTCCTCttcttcacagtaaaaaagacCACTATTTTATTACAATTCTCCATGAAAAGCTAGAACATGCCAAAGAAATGTTGTCTCAGAGCAAGTAAAAGGAGTTGGAATGTATGTACCTGGTACCAGATTAGACTGCCAGCAACCATTTCTAAGCAGTGGAAACTAGTGATTAAACTCCCAGATAATGCTTAAAAATCTTGACTCCTTCCAGCTTTGCCAGTGACTCAGTCTGTAACTTGACGTGACTGTTCCACCAACTCCAATGTCCTATCTGCCATTTCAGGATGATAATTCACTGTGATATATCCCAAGGTCTAATTTGTTCTAACCTAGTATATTAAAGTAGTACTTCAGGTTACCTACATGTGAGCTTCTGCAGatgcaaatgacaaaaaataagCACTCATCCTCTGCCTTACAACTGTacagggaagggggggaaaaaaaaaaagaacgaaaaagaaaaacctgcctgcctgcagttGACAGGTAATTTTGAATGACATGACTGATCATGCATTATTCCATGAGCCGTCGCAGTTTCTATTTTAGAAATGCCTCACATGCTTCTGCACGCTTGCTGGCAAccacttaaaatatattttttaaatcaagttttgAAACTTCCATTTGTTAGGTATTTATTTATCCACCATTAAACTTCACCCAACCATTTTCTGACTTAATAACCTCAAATGTCAGCCTTCCTCTGGAAGTTCAGTTGTCACCGTGATGAACAGCACTCTATGTACAGGCTGagatgcagagctggaaaacatgTCTAGCCTTTaagactcaaaaaaaaaccccaactcctTTGTGGTAAGTAGTATCCTCTCAGAAACTTAAATAAGAGAATTCACTAAGCAGAACGTTCTACATAGGGAAACAAAGTTAAACTGAACTTACAGATTACACTCCTATTCCACTGTGCCCAAAACgtttaaataaaaccagagtgAACATCTAGGTAAGAATCCTTCAAATTATTCTCAAAACATACACATCACACAGAAAAGCCTTTTTGATTAGCTAAACGTAACCTCCAAGAACCGAGACAACCAGCTGGGGAAATCTGCCCTATTATTGAGGCTTCTTTACATCACCCAATGTAACTGAGGCAATTATTTTGGATATCAAGAACTGCTTCCTTTCATGTACTTCAACTGAAAAAGACCACATTCCTGAAGACACCTTAACACCAGTATATCCTCAGAGCTACTATGGCACAATTAATGCATCCAACATAGTAAGGAATCACTACGTTTTATTAGTaagcataaaaggaaaaaacattggTAACTGGATTATTCTTTGGTACAACTGCTCAGAGATCGGTTGCTTCCAAAATTCTGTTCGCACATTCCGAAAAAGCCTAGCACAGATGTTGAGAATACACTAATGTTATGTGCAGGAGAATCGCGCTGctcagctgtttcttctgtctGATATTGCAATATTCACTTTAACTGTCAAGAGAAGGAGATTTGTTGCAAATGTGGTCACTGGTATGTTTTACTGTCATCTGGCTGGTTTTATTGGTGGATTTTTTAATACCAGTTTAATTCCCTTCCTACGATAAAGTCTTTCCTCTTTGCGAAAGTTATTTATGCTGAAGGACAACGACAGAACTAGCAGTTTGTATTTTGTAACAAGGTAAGAGAAAACCCTGCTATGGTTTTGCACACTGAAGCTTTGTAAAATTTCTTGGGctcatgccttttttttaaatgtcattttgaccaaaaaaacccaaataatcATGTCCATTGCAGCTGCTCCTTGGCAGACAACACCCACTTACAGCATTGGGAGTTCACCACGCAGAGGCAAAGGTTTGTATTTTGGAAAGCAGTCATGATCTCTGTGGATGAGGGAGTCTGAGAAAATACTGCAGGTTAAGCAATCACAATGtaattcagtttaaattaaagATAAATTCTGTTATAAGTGTTGCAAGTTATTTAAGAAGTGTGAACTTGGATAAACTAGGAAATTTAGCTGAAAAACCTGTGACTGAGGAGACCAGGAATTCCAATGTGGAAGGGGCCTGGAAATTCTTCAAGTGCAAGGTGTTAAAGCAATCAGGATTTTCTATttcaaggggagaaaaaattgTCAAGTCCCACACTTTTTCCTAGCAAGCACTTCCAAAAAGATGTTAGAAATAGTTTGATAATctacaaagaatgaaaaaaggtCAAGAGGAAGAGCTAGTAAAGAAAGATGTAAGAGAAATcaaaaaatgtaaggaaaacCCAGCAATTTGAGTTAGACCATACAAAGAATATTGTAAGCTACACCAAAAGATTTTTCAATCATATGAATAAGAATAGAACAggggggaaagcagcaggatcACCATACAATAAGATAGAAATgtaagataattttcttttaaaaatgaaattaatgctCTGACTCAGCTTTGAATGAAGAGGAGCTGGCTGCCCATGGACAGATTAGCCAGTTTATGGGAAGAGACTGTATCACctgaagacagaaacaaaactcaaataACTTAATGCGCTTAAATCAGAGCAAGCAGGTAATCTCCATCCCAGAACAAGCATACAAAATTACACATGAACCTGTGAAGATTTCTTATAAAACCCCTGTCAGAGTAATTGACATTTTGACAGGAGAATAACAAGTTAGCAACTATATTTAAGAGcgaatgaaaaaaaaaaaaattatcccaCCAGTTTGATCTCAACAGTATGCAAAACTGTTGAACAAATTTTAAACGTGCAGAGACAGTTGAATTTTCCACCCCTTTCCAGCATGGAATTACTAAAGATGTTTCATTCCTGATTAAGTTGAGAGttaaaaatccatcttttcctGGACAAAAAGATCTGAGTTTCACGAGAAAAGGAATGGAGTACTCTGTCTGTACTTCGGTAGGGTATCTTGTACTGTGCCACATGGAAAATTTTCAGGAGAACTGGAGAGAAGTTTTTAtagtgagtttaaaaaaaaaaaagttttaaagtgaTCAAAATGCCAGAAAAGTGCTATCAGACTTCTTACTAGATTTACCTTAGAGCTCAGTTCAGCACATATTCCTATTAATGCTCTTCCTGCAGAAATCTGGGAGTCTCCCAAAGCCATCTGtagatgacacaaaactgggaagCACGTCTACGCACAAAAGAGGATTATAACGCCATACAGGAAGAGCTGCACAAATCTTGTCGTGCAGAGTGTCAGAAAAAATTGAAACCAGTAATGAACAGGACACTTGGGGAGTTCATCAGTTCGAAACAGCGATGGGAGGAAAAGCTTGGGTCTGGTAGTTGATCCAAAAAGAACTCTAAGTCATCAATATTAACTGGCTGTGAAATAAGCAGAGCCCAGGATATTTCACGCCCAACAAACTGGTTGATTGGTCTCATGTACTGGGAGTAATGGGGTAGACATCAGGAGTCAGTAAAACTAAAAGGCAATGTCAATTTAAGCGCGATAGGAACAAATAAGCCACGAATACGCTTTCGGCAGAAGTCAGATACATGTTTCTGAGAACAGTCAATAGGAATATTACACTCAGACAACTTACGATTTAAGAGTGACAGCAAGGTATTTTCTAAATGCATATTCTACAGTTCAGCAGAGAGCTGAACTCACTCATCAAGGTCCCTTTCGGTCATATGCTctattgcattttaaagaaataaagacaaagctCGTAGAAGAAGGTATCTGTTATGAGATTAGCTAGCACAGCTGGGAAACAAACACCACATTTAGAGAAACACAAACCTTCAAGCTTTTCTGATTATTAGCTGTGTTCACAATCTGCAACGTATCGTATGTCAGAGTGACAAAGATGACAATCAAGGTAACCTAATTAATCCATTAATCATCTTAATGAGCTAAGAGAATCCAATAGGATCAAAGCAACCCTGACATTTAACAATCCCACATCACGGGATAGATCTGCTCTCTGATCTACACCTAACCCAGGCCAGAGGactggctctgctgcagggtcTGAATTACCATCTCTATATATGAATTACTAGCTTCTTCAGTGGAAGAAGATAGCGGAGAGAAGGCCAGGCCCTCACTTCCACAAACTTCCATCCATCCACAAACTTTCTGAAGTCTTAGGCATAAGTTTCTTTGTATTCCATCTGTGAATTTGGGAGGACCACACCATACCCCCAAAGGTCAGGAGATTCTCAGCCGACAACTGTGAAATACTGCAGGTAAGTCATGCCACCAAGATGTgcaaagtaaaaatggaaagacGGGGATTCGGAAATCTCCTTTATTTCTACATGGTCTGACCTGAGTTTTCTTGTTTACTTTCCATAGGTACTAGAAGGTGGCTTCCAGataccacagaaaacaaaatgagaacagaattCATCTAGGGACATATAATACTGAATCCTGATGATTTCAACAGGCATGTGAATAGGTAGCTTTTGCATTGGAAGAGCTCTCCTGACTTTAAATTAACCAGAACTGTCCCAAAAGACGCCAATCAAGAACGTAATTAATAGAATCATTTTGATATCCAAATTAAAATAGTTATAGTTATGACATTAAAGAAGCAAACAGACTTTAAGAACAAATACCCCAGAGACATGAAGATACAAACACTTGGAAAAATAGGACAATGTCGGCAAGACACTTTGCCTCTCTTGCTTAATCCAAAAGTGTCTCAGGTAGATGCCTAGATATCGCAGTATCTACTTCATAACTGTCATCGATGCAGATGCTACTTAATTTCCCAGTTAtcattaaggatttttttaattattattttatgataCATACATTCTTAAAATACTAGTAAAAGATGGGACAGAAATTGAAGTGGCTCAAGGAAACATTGGTGCTATTAAAAACTTTGCTGTAGCAATGTGATATTCCAAGACAGGTTCCTACTCTGGTACCCCAGTAGTTCTTGAGCACAACATGATAGTAGCCTTATTTCAGCATTCTCctattttttgtgtatttaaacCAGATATCGTTCAATCTTTTTTAGACAGGTATGTAGAGACTTTGAAACAGGTCACTGTAACAAGATTTGGTCTCAGTAAGTTTTGAAGCTCACTCACAActaaaaatgttcaaatatcACACAGCATGAGAATGAAAGTCAGAGATGGACAAATGTGGAACTAACAATACTTCATGGTATTTCAACTCTCATTAATTTAACCAATTCTAGCTCCTTCAGTCACTTTCTCTACTTCTCCTACGGGTAAGATctacagaggaaagaaatgtacTAACCACTTGATGCATAAGAAGAATTACAGCGTAATGGGGGAAAGAGCTTACACATATCCTCATAGCAAAGACACTAAAATAGGataaactggtattttttttaatggggaatAATCCCTACAATGTACCATGCACAAGACCAGGTATACTGTCTGGAACAAAACCAACGCTCTTAAGTTGCCTCCACTCCAACAACTTGCAGCAACCCGAGTACTTTGCAGACCACAGTATATGCAAGGATAACTTCCCACAGAACGTGAACACCCTTGACAgagagcttttttaaaaaggacattttaaaaatcagctcttAAAACTAGTTATTACTGCTTCTAATGGGCTCAAGAACCTAAAGTAACCTCAGTAACACTAAAGGGAAAAACATCCTGATGAATTGTCTATTTTATACATTTGACAGCCTCGTGCCGTGCTAGTTTGATTAAGAGTCATTCCATTTGTGTTTGTTACGTTGCGCCAGAGATGGGAACAACactaaaaaaagaattcaaagcagaaagcaagaatTGTGAGATCATCACAACACAGCAGAAGCTCCGAGCTAAGCGATACAcgtgttttttatatatattttttgtgatggaaaaatattcacattGGCGGTATCTCTCAGGCTTTATCAGATAGAAGCATGTGCCatgaaaggaaaactgtatCCAAATGAAAGCGCCAAGGGAAGCTCAGGCATTATCTACGCTGGAATTTAGCCAGGATACCAGGTGTCGGGCACACCTGCTCATACCAAGAGCACACAATTTTGAATACGCACAAATAGTCAAAACTAGGTTTTACAGCTTAGCCACAAAGACAAGAACCCCAAGTGCTCATCAACTCCAGGCACTAGGGCACTGTGACAGGCTTTAAACCATCGGGAACAacaaaacctattaaaaaagaGACACCATTTCCTGCTGTGCATGCACACGTACAAGTCGTTCTCTGGGGAGCGGTCAATCCTCGCCCAGCCTCAGCAAGTCAGTCTCCTCTGAAGGATTACTGACATTTGAATCGGAAAAAACTGCGCGATTTTGCCAAAGGCAAAACTGATTTCTAACTTATTTCATGAACTGGTAAGGTTGTATGTACGCGAGAACTGTCGGTCTGGTTCGGCAGTTTCCAGCTGGAAATATCCAGACCCCCAGGAACTCCTCCACTGTGCCTGCAGAGGGTAAATGAGCAAGGAAAGCCTGGTATTACTGTAGAGGGTCCGTGCCACTCGCTAGAATATTTTTAGGAATCCACAAAGATACAAAGGTTCAAAAACCCCGGTCTAGTAATTAAGCTTCTTATGTGCTTTTCATAGAACCCTTTATAATCAACAGCTATGTTCCAAACTATCCTGCCATAGataaaacagatgtaaaaatatttggacAATTCTCATTTAGAAATACAGTTAATTATAAATGGACTGGTGAGTTATTTATTAGAAGCATGGGAAAAAGCCCACTTATTCCTGATAACATCAGCAAGTTTCTACATGACTGCCTGGACTTTTATTAATTCTGAGACATCTCACTTTCTGTTTATTATTCAGCATTGTGCTGATGAAACTGAATTTCCGCATAGTCGCTCTTTCCTAAGAATTCACAAGTGGTTCAGAATCCATCCATATGGTTTAAAGATGTctggagatttttttgcttttcttttctgagaaagagaCCATGAGAAATTAGATCAAAACAGGCAAAGACAGAAGACTACATCCATCATGGCATGCAAAAATTAACCACCTCAAAATTACATGTAGTTTCTCCATGAGAAATTAGATCAAAACAGGCAAAGACAGAAGACTACATCCATCATGGCATGCAAAAATTAACCACCTCAAAATTACATGTAGTTTCTCAAGGGAGGTGGGGTGATCTATGCACCAATAGGAACAGCTCAGTTAAGCTGTCAGTTAAGTCAGAGGTTGAGAATAAATGAGCTTCTGTAATGAATTAACACAGATATGCAAGCAATATGAGAACTATTACATTCCAGCTGATGGTATTCTGCACCCTTGACTGGATATGAAGACTCTCAAGAAGGATACTGAAAGTTAAAATCGGGTATCCTATGGTAAACGATCCTGAAGGGCTACTGGAAACTaaatgatgtatttgaaaagaattGAGTGTTTTTACTTAATTTCCTTGTAGCGAGAACGACTGATCACctggcaaaattaaaaaggcaaatatgaAAATTACTCATCCTGCATGCaagcaaaagaacaaatgaaCGACCACCAAAACCTAGCTCTGTGACTACACCACTTGAATAAGATGAGATGCAGAAGAGACTGCAACCTTTTATATCCGCAATAATGTCCTCTGCACCTCTACCAGACATGATCAAAATGTCTGTCCTCCTGCTTCAATGCCGGGAAGAAAGTTCCCTTTACTTCTCTCTACCACTATGTTACAAtagagactttaaaaataaaaatatacattacttgaaattttaacttcattcaaagaggatttttatttgtagATCATTtactgtacatttttaaaaagtcatagTGACTATGATATTGTTGGATCTGACAAGCTTCTAGAGACTAGGCAGAGAGCATGAGCCACAGCAGAGTCAGGAAAAGCCAGAACGTTATGCGTTACTCCTCCACCAACAAGAGAAGCAGCTCTAGAAACTACCACTTGTCCTCCTTGCCAGCCAAAGAAGTGCACGACAGCAGCTGGCAAGCAAGAAGGGCGTAAAAGGAAAGGTGATGAGATCATGAGCTAATAGGAGAGAGAGCGTGCTGCTGTCTGTGGCTCTACAGAAGCTCCATGTAGGAGCAGAGGGCACCTGTGAATGGCTACACTGGTAAACAAATTATCGCTGAACTTGGATGCTTTGTGTGTGGATtgccagaaaataaacaaagccacaaaacaCCGTTTCCTTGTGCAGGGACTTTGACTTTCTTCAAGGAATTCATCTTGCTGGCTCTAAATGATAAACTCACATCTGAATTTGTGTCAAACATATCAAGAAATAATaattgtttcctctttttcctttgattctCTGCAGACAGTGATGGCTATCGCATTACCAGCCGGTGCCGCCccagaaatttaatttacatgcattgaaaaatacaaataatcttCAGAGTTCCCATCCTCCCAGACATCATCATGAAGTCTTCAACACCAACTCAACCCACAGCCACTGTGCTAGCTGAGCCAGAACTGTTCTTTTCCCTCTACTGCTTTCCAGCAGCCCCCGTGGAACAGAGATTCAGGGTCAGGACCCTGAAAAGGATCTGGAGAtcctctctgcttcccagctAGTAGCAGCAACAGAGCAGGGGAATGCTCCAACCTTCTCCACGGTCACCAAACCCATCTATGAGGCATCCTCACTCTGTACTGTCCCCCACCTAAGCTTTGAGCTGATTAATTAGCTGTAAAGTTTCCACAGGATGCCTAACAGTAAAGGAGAATGTGCAAGGGAGGGTAATCAAGAATTAGAACATGAAAGTGATGATAAAaaaacagctctgcagggatGAGGTCTAAGAAAAGAGCATGGGAAAAACCTGTGAAAGGACACGAAGAATCCAGCACAGGAGTTATCCAGACAGGAGTTATGGTGGGGAAGGGAACAAACGAAAACTCAGAAGTGATGAAAACTCTAAAggcaagaatgaaaaaagaaatgtgacatGTCTAGTGGTTTTT from Balearica regulorum gibbericeps isolate bBalReg1 chromosome 4, bBalReg1.pri, whole genome shotgun sequence encodes the following:
- the RNF103 gene encoding E3 ubiquitin-protein ligase RNF103 isoform X1, with the translated sequence MWVKLCCLLLYFLALFVLARVFEAVAWYESGFLATQLVDPVALSFRKLRTILECRGLGHSGLPEKKDVRELVEKSGDLMEGELYSALKEEEASESVSSTNFSGEMHFYELVEDTKDGIWLVQVVANDRSPLVGKVHWEKMVKKVSRFGIRTGTFNCSSDPRYCRRRGWLKSTLIMSVPQTSTSKGKVMLKEYSGRKIEVEHIFKWITAHAASRIKTIYNSEHLKEEWNKSDQYRVKIYLFANLDQPPAFFSALSVKFTGRVEFIFVNVENWDNKSYMTEIGIYKTPSYILRTPEGIYRYGNNTGEFISLRAMDSFLRSLQPEVNDLFVLSLVLVNLMAWMDLFITQGATIKRFVVLISTLGTYNSLLIISWLPVLGFLQLPYLDSFYEYSLKLFRYSNTTTLASWVRADWMFYSSHPALFLSTYLGHGLLIDYFEKKRRRNNNTDEVNANNLEWLSSLWDWYTSYLFHPIASFQHFPFDSDWDEDPDLFLERLAFPDLWLHPLIPTDYIKNLPMWRFKCLGIHSDEEMLETFQDSESDSDSENKEVFSSEKEVSEDDELNAFHRRSEGEPRCGTETCSCANKYCHHEPYERKARSYGSYSTTGDMEPDWSAWPSEMLHCTECVVCLENFSNGCLLMGLPCGHVFHQNCIVMWLAGGRHCCPVCRWASYKKKQPYTHPQPLSTDTPS